The Methanothermobacter sp. DNA window TAGATATTGAAACCTCTATAATTTTTATTTGTATTTTTGTTGATAAAGCGTTAGCATGCCTGGTCGATCAAAAGTATTCTTAAACATCCTTTCTACTACTTCATTTTCCGCTTTAACTTTTTGCAGTTAATTCTCAATGAAAAAGATCAACACACTGTTCAAATTTTCCTTTTCCAATTTCTATCACACATTCTCACCGATTAATTCCCTCATGAATTTTGCTGTCCATTCAGACCGTTGTGGGTAGCAGTACTCTCTCATTCTATTGGATGTTATAATCGTAACGGGTAAATATGTTCGATAGTTAGGTGAAACTGCGTGCCAATGTTCCTTCCTTTTACACTTATTTCTACCGTGCTCACTTCATGGAAGGCCACAAAAGCTTATGATTATGAATAAATAAATAAAGGGAGTTCACTGCGAAAATGAACTAAATGAAGATTGTCTGATTCATATTATGGCTGTAAACGAAATAAAGTCGATTTGTCGCCTTCTAACTGTCTAACTGAATGATGTTTTGATGAATTCTATTCTTCCTGAAAGTTTAAGATGAGGTCTTCTAATTTTTCACCAGATCATAGAGGTTTGCAGAAGCACGGCTTATTGGTGGAATATGTTAAGTTTAAATAGAGATTAACTCAAATTAATTTTATAATATATAAACTTGATTTTATTTTAGTATTTAATAGTTGCTAATTATGATTAAACAAAAAATTTTATATACAATTTATGATTAACATGTCCGAGTGTACTACATATTAAAAAATGGAGGTTTAGTATGAAAAGGACAGTTGGTTTAATTATGGCCGTCTTTGTAGCAATGGTTATTGCCGGAATGGGACAGACAGCTGCAACCGAGGATATAAGTGTTGGAGAACTACCAAGAGGGGACTCAGGTGACTTTGTCGTAACATCGGCACCCGCAGATGGCGTTTACTACACCATTGATGGTTCCATCCCGACAGCCAATAGTACAAGGTACACATCTCCGATTGTCCTCAACGGGACACTGAACATAAAGTACATGATAATCAAAAACGGCACAGTGAAATACGGCATAATAAACCACGTCCTAACAGGAAACATCACCAATAGAACATACCCCAAACTGATATTCAACCAGACACCAATCATAGAACTTGTAAATGGTACATACTATCAGATAGGCAACGGCAACATAACACTCTACAACGGGACAATTGCCCTGACAGGAAACACAATCCTGAAATACTTCAAAAACAGCACAAACACAACAATGATGGGCATAATCAAAAACACACCTGCAATAGTTGTCAATAAGATCAAATGGATGAAGGTCAAGTTTAAGAGATGGTACAGAAAAGGCGGTAAGTGGAGATACTACTGGACCTACAGATGGGTAAAAAGGATTTACCAGGAACTTCAGGCCACAGCCTGAGTTCCACAAATTTTTTTTAATTTCGGACAAAAAGGTGCCTGGTGGGGTATAGTCATAGGGGACATTATAGGAAGCTCGATAGCATACTTATGGGCCCGTATTTACATAAACAGACTACAAAGACACCTATAAGACCCTCCCCCACCATTCAGGAACATGACTACAAAAAAACTTGATAACTCGGGGATGGTAAAATTAGCAAATGAAAAATCCCCCTCAAACAATTTATCTTCATCCACAATATGGTACCATAAGGCCACCTTTTTATCTAGTTTAATGCGTTCCATACCCCTAGAATATGGATCCTTTAATTAAAAAGAGAATTTACAGAGTGAAGTTGATATTCTTGGGACGTGACAGAAATCTGTGAATACGAAATAGATGAAAGCTTAAAAGAGTGTTACTGGCGGGTAAAACGCCGATATTCCTAAAAAGATAAAAGTCAACACATTAATGAAGACTTCCTGCGAAATTATCTTCATACCCTATTATCGCCTCTTTTTTTGATGGTTATTGAAGGATTATTTAAAAAGTTTAGGTTCTGGGGTTCTAGAATCTAGTTGAGAAGGTGACTGCAAAAAAATAGAATAATAAAATGGAAAAATTAAATCTTTCCAGGCCCTGCAAGGAAATATCCTGCTCCTACTAATGCTACTAGGATTATAACACCAACAATTGCATATACTGGGAGTCCTCTTGGCGTTCCAGCGGTTCCACTAGATTTACTGACTTCATAGACTTTTCCTGTTCCAGGACCTGCATCAGATCCTGCAATTGCACCAGCTGCTCCAACTATCCCCCCCATGGAGCCTGCACTTGCTTGGCTTCCCGTTCCTGGGCTTCCTATGTAACCTGGTGTCGGACCTCCTACATGGCCAACAGAACCTGGAGATCCTGGCTGTCCAGGCACTCCTGGTGTTCCTGGCTGACTTGGGATTCCTGGGGATCCCGTTGGCGCGAATGCACCATTCATTGTAGCACCGTAAAGTCTTGCCTTAACCGCTTCTAAAAGGTTGGGGTTTATGTATTGCATGGCCCATTGCATCATTGCTATGTTTCCACAGCTGCAGTCGCAGCAAGAAACGCCATAATTTGATATTAGAGAAGCCCATGTGTTTGCAACAAGACTTAATGTGCCAGTGTCAGTTTGCCAGTATCCTTTGTGGGCCATTGTAAGAAGCTTACCTGTAATGTCTATCATTGAGTAGGCATTACTGCCTGTTGAAAGCCAATTCGCCACACCAATATTGTATTTATCCTTTATGTAAATGTCGACTATGTTGTTCCACATTTCATTGGTAATTGCGTCTGTTCTTAGCACTTTCCAGCCTACCATGTTATCTATGAACTGACCGGAAATATATGATGCTCCTGCCGGTCCTTGGGCCATCATTTCTTTGATCCATTGTGGGTTAAAGAGTTTTGTTTGGAGGTCGCGGTTTATGAATTTTGCTAATGTTTCTACTGCTGGTTTGGAGGCTTCTATCTGATTTAGTATGAATAGCTGTGGTGTTTTGCCCCTTATTTTTTCTACCGCGATGCTGAAACCCCCTAGGAATTCATAGTTGTGGTCTAGGTCGAGTATTCCTCTCACGTTTGTTGATCTCGAATGATAGATTCCTTGGACGTCTGCGAGTCTCATTTGGAATACTTCTCCTAATGGTGTTCCTTGTTCGTCTTCTCTGTAGGCGTATTGCATGTCATGTATGTAATAATCTGCAAGTTCGAGACGATCATTCCATGTCCATGCTAGTTGTGGCCCTTCACGCACGCTTTTGGCTCCCCATTCTCCTATTGGCGGCCCGAATATTCGTGTTATGGCCATTTTACTTGCTTCATCTGCTGGTACTCCTGCTTCTAATAGTTTTCTGGTGTCCTCTAACCAATGCTGGGCAATATAGTTCATTTCTAATGGTTCATCTCCGGGGTTGAATAAGCCCGCCTTTTTTATTGTTTCCATTGAGGCGTCCAGTGCCATTTTCAGTTCTTTTGCCATGGTTTCGTTGGCTATTTTGGCAAGTAGAGTGTTATAGGATGTTGCGAGGGCTGTTCTGAATGCTCTGTCGAGTAGTTGAACGCATTGTGGGAATATCTCCCTGAATATTCCTGATATTGTTACGATTGTATCTATTCGGGGTCTTCCGAGTTCTTTTAGTGGTATGGCTTTAATGCCAATGACATTTCCACTGTGTTGTGCTTGTTGTTGATATATTGGTTCGAGTCCGAGTAGGTGGAGTATGAATCCTATGGTTCCTCCGTTGTCTCTTTGAGTTTCTGTAGCCCATAATATTACTCCAAGTTGTTCTGGTGTTGTTTCATAGGCCTTCAGCGCTTCTTCGGCCATCTTTTTGCCGTTGAGATATGCGTCCCAGTATGGGAGTTTTTGCGGATCTAAGCCGTA harbors:
- a CDS encoding chitobiase/beta-hexosaminidase C-terminal domain-containing protein, with protein sequence MVIAGMGQTAATEDISVGELPRGDSGDFVVTSAPADGVYYTIDGSIPTANSTRYTSPIVLNGTLNIKYMIIKNGTVKYGIINHVLTGNITNRTYPKLIFNQTPIIELVNGTYYQIGNGNITLYNGTIALTGNTILKYFKNSTNTTMMGIIKNTPAIVVNKIKWMKVKFKRWYRKGGKWRYYWTYRWVKRIYQELQATA